The proteins below come from a single Alligator mississippiensis isolate rAllMis1 chromosome 2, rAllMis1, whole genome shotgun sequence genomic window:
- the LOC102563927 gene encoding acyl-CoA (8-3)-desaturase, with amino-acid sequence MPPQSGDTEEQEEPILDFLQLFTWEEIAIHTGQGHGTSGQERWLVIDRKIYDVSKFYLRHPGGRQVISHYAGQDATDAFVAFHKDKELVKKYLKPLQIGELAPDQPTSEPSKNKLLVEDFHELRATVERMGLLKPNYFFFFLVFLHILVLDAASWLTVWYFGSSLVPFLIGMALFVTAQAQINWFQHDLGHFSVVSKTTWNRFLHILVMGVQKGMVASWWNHLHNQHHAKPNCFRKDPDLNMHPILFSLGKTLSIELGKKKKKFMPYNHQHKYFSFLAPAFLVPFFQFIVIYFSIKRRKWLELFLIVTYNIRVCFMYVPLMGFKSFMAYYWLARYLESTWFIWVSQMNHIPMHIDYDRNLDWVSTQLQATCNVNQSWFNDWFTGHLNFQIEHHLFPTMPRHNYWKVAPLVKSLCATHGIEYKSKTLLTAFADILHSLKDSGEHWLDAYLHG; translated from the exons ATGCCTCCACAATCTGGCGACACAGAAGAACAGGAGGAACCTATTCTAGATTTTTTGCAACTTTTTACTTGGGAGGAGATTGCAATCCATACTGGCCAGGGCCATGGGACATCAGGGCAGGAGCGGTGGCTGGTGATTGATAGGAAGATCTATGATGTCAGCAAGTTCTACCTGCGGCACCCAGGAGGGCGACAAGTTATCAGTCACTATGCAGGGCAAGATGCAACG GATGCCTTTGTTGCCTTCCACAAAGATAAGGAGCTCGTGAAAAAATACTTGAAACCACTACAGATTGGAGAGTTAGCACCAGATCAACCTACCTCTGAGCCCAGCAAAAAT AAACTGCTGGTGGAGGACTTCCATGAGCTACGTGCCACTGTTGAGAGGATGGGACTCCTGAAGCCTAattacttctttttcttcctggttTTCCTGCACATCCTTGTACTGGATGCCGCTTCCTGGCTCACTGTGTGGTACTTTGGCTCATCCTTAGTGCCTTTCCTCATTGGTATGGCACTGTTTGTTACTGCCCAG GCCCAGATCAATTGGTTTCAACATGATTTGGGGCACTTTTCAGTCGTCAGCAAAACTACATGGAACCGGTTTCTTCACATCCTTGTAATGGGTGTTCAGAAG GGAATGGTGGCCAGTTGGTGGAATCACCTGCATAACCAGCACCATGCAAAACCGAACTGCTTTCGCAAGGATCCTGATCTCAACatgcatcctattttgttttcCTTGGGAAAGACACTTTCTATAGAG CtaggaaaaaagaagaagaagttCATGCCTTATAATCATCAACACAAATACTTCAGCT TTTTGGCCCCAGCTTTCCTAGTTCCCTTCTTCCAGTTCATTGTAATCTATTTCTCAATCAAAAGAAGGAAGTGGTTG GAATTGTTCTTGATTGTAACCTACAACATCCGCGTCTGTTTTATGTATGTTCCCTTAATGGGATTTAAGAGCTTCATGGCATACTACTGGCTGGCCAG GTACCTAGAGAGCACCTGGTTTATCTGGGTTTCACAAATGAATCACATCCCAATGCACATTGATTATGATCGGAACTTGGACTGGGTATCTACTCAG CTTCAGGCAACATGCAATGTGAACCAATCCTGGTTCAATGACTGGTTTACTGGGCACCTGAACTTCCAAATTGAGCACCA CCTTTTCCCTACGATGCCTCGACACAACTACTGGAAGGTGGCCCCCTTGGTGAAATCCCTCTGTGCCACGCATGGCATTGAGTACAAATCCAAGACTTTACTTACTGCTTTTGCAGACATTTTGCA